In Raphanus sativus cultivar WK10039 chromosome 5, ASM80110v3, whole genome shotgun sequence, the following proteins share a genomic window:
- the LOC130495167 gene encoding homogentisate solanesyltransferase, chloroplastic-like encodes MELSISQSPRLRFSSVSPRFSAAFNHHRPSLHLAGKLISRHKDAAFTSLSSSCMRSKLVSTNFRKISIRACSQVGAAGSDPVLDRISRFQNACWRFLRPHTIRGTALGSTALVARALIENTHLIKWSLVLKALSGLLALICGNGYIVGINQIYDIGIDKVNKPYLPIAAGDLSVQSAWLLVIFFAVAGLLVVGFNFGPFITCLYSLGLFLGTIYSVPPLRMKRFPVAAFLIIATVRGFLLNFGVYHATRAALGLSFQWSAPVAFITSFVTLFALVIAITKDLPDVEGDRKFQISTLATKLGVRNIAFLGSGLLLVNYVSAISLAFYMPQVFRGSLMIPAHMILASCLIFQTWILEQANYTKEAIAGYYRFIWNLFYAEYLLFPFF; translated from the exons ATGGAGCTCTCGATCTCGCAATCACCACGTCTTCGATTCTCGTCTGTATCACCTCGTTTCTCAGCAGCTTTTAATCATCACAGACCTTCGTTGCATTTAGCTGGGAAGCTTATAAGCCGTCACAAAGATGCTGCCTTCACTAGCTTATCAAGTTCGTGTATGCGGTCGAAACTTGTTTCAACTAATTTCAGAAAAATCTCGATCCGG GCATGTTCTCAGGTTGGTGCTGCTGGTTCTGATCCAGTTCTGGATAGAATCTCGCGTTTTCAGAATGCTTGCTGGAGGTTTCTTAGGCCACATACGATCCGTGGAACAGCTTTAGGATCAAC TGCCTTGGTGGCAAGAGCTTTGATAGAGAACACTCATCTCATCAAATGGAGTCTCGTTCTCAAGGCACTTTCAGGTCTTCTTGCTCTTATATGTGGAAATGGTTATATTGTTGGCATCAATCAGATCTACGACATTGGAATTGACAA AGTGAACAAGCCATACTTGCCAATAGCAGCAGGAGATCTCTCAGTGCAGTCTGCGTGGCTATTGGTGATATTCTTTGCAGTTGCAGGGCTGTTAGTTGTAGGATTCAACTTCGGTCCATTCATTACATGCCTATACTCTCTTGGCCTCTTTCTGGGGACCATCTATTCTGTTCCACCACTTAGAATGAAAAGATTTCCAGTCGCAGCTTTTCTTATAATTGCCACG GTAAGAGGTTTCCTTCTTAATTTTGGTGTGTACCATGCTACAAGAGCTGCCCTTGGACTTTCGTTTCAGTGGAG TGCACCTGTGGCTTTCATCACGTCTTTTGTGACACTGTTTGCACTGGTCATTGCTATTACAAAAGATCTCCCTGATGTTGAAGGAGATCGCAA gtTTCAAATATCAACGCTAGCAACAAAGCTTGGAGTGAGGAACATTGCGTTCCTCGGTTCTGGACTTCTGCTAGTGAACTATGTTTCTGCCATATCTCTAGCTTTCTACATGCCTCAG GTTTTCAGAGGTAGCTTGATGATTCCTGCACATATGATCTTGGCTTCATGCTTGATTTTCCAG ACATGGATACTAGAACAAGCAAACTACACAAAG GAAGCTATTGCAGGATATTACCGGTTTATATGGAATCTTTTCTACGCAGAGTATCTGTTATTCCCATTCTTCTAG
- the LOC108856889 gene encoding uncharacterized protein LOC108856889: MDPPVSDLDKIDDQKEKGPSFHCDLYDTELVHKMAQTLLPGLSTACVDNTTGDIFKSPGSVAADIRKEMIEYLTHRSETFVAEHIVLQDDAEASHHPFDIVSDFIDDFATSKRNLFSRVSGWLLSERREDNIDDFAQEMEISGFWLTDHRQGLAQTLLKNVDFKNLSHCEMKFGTGEELAEHALRCGYRTMDCENEGCNAVFCAKQMESHGSVCPFKIIQCEQSCGESIMRREMDRHCITVCPMKLVNCAFRAVGCLDDVRQCEVQQHQVENVGNHLMCVLKSIYKEASVDDLKPRAEQIQQLSARLSEARNARSLTNLVKEIDAKLGPLEIKPKSITVLESVKPEDTEKKEAEVKGKPETAGSLEQTVVSKEAEVLVDDVKKVSEAEIAENVNEEGELKAQKLLEIGEFSKEGDNSSAADLSVRTETKAPEVVVMDEESPETKQSRTNETRGLEIKVNDVNDEENREGTNNEAPSRVVMGKEEGAKTINLSPRASDEDREEEESAEAKQSRTNETRGVETEVNEENRETKKSDETKSEAPSRIVMDKEENEEGTETINLNARASAEDREEEENAETKQSITNETKGLETDANEGNREIKKSDETKSEAPSRIVMGKEEIKEGAETIINSRATASDEAEALTKSSEGFSKAQAETEPNMS; the protein is encoded by the exons ATGGATCCACCAGTCTCGGATCTCGACAAAATCGACGACCAGAAAGAAAAAGGCCCTTCCTTCCACTGCGACCTCTACGACACAGAGCTAGTCCACAAGATGGCTCAAACCCTCCTCCCGGGACTCTCCACCGCCTGCGTTGACAACACGACCGGAGACATCTTCAAAAGCCCAGGCTCCGTTGCCGCCGACATCCGCAAAGAGATGATCGAGTACCTAACTCACAGAAGCGAAACCTTCGTCGCCGAGCACATCGTCCTCCAAGACGACGCCGAAGCCTCTCATCACCCTTTCGACATAGTCTCCGACTTCATCGACGACTTCGCGACCTCGAAAAGGAACCTCTTCAGCCGCGTCTCCGGCTGGCTCCTCAGCGAGAGGAGAGAAGATAACATTGATGATTTCGCTCAGGAGATGGAGATAAGCGGCTTCTGGTTGACCGATCACAGGCAAGGACTAGCTCAGACGCTGCTTAAAAACGTCGACTTTAAGAACCTTTCTCACTGCGAGATGAAGTTTGGGACGGGAGAGGAGCTAGCTGAGCACGCGTTGAGATGTGGGTATAGAACGATGGACTGCGAGAACGAAGGGTGCAATGCGGTGTTCTGCGCGAAGCAGATGGAGAGTCATGGCTCCGTTTGCCCGTTTAAGATAATACAGTGTGAGCAGAGCTGTGGAGAGAGTATTATGAGGCGTGAGATGGACAGGCATTGTATTACTGTGTGTCCTATGAAGCTTGTGAACTGTGCGTTTCGTGCTGTTGGTTGTCTTGATGATGTGCGTCAGTGCGAGGTTCAGCAGCATCAGGTGGAGAATGTGGGGAATCATTTGATGTGTGTTCTCAAGAGTATCTACAAGGAAGCTTCTGTGGATGATCTCAAACCCCGAGCTGAACAGATACAGCAG TTGTCTGCAAGGTTGTCCGAAGCCAGGAATGCAAGGTCGCTGACGAATCTTGTTAAGGAGATTGATGCAAAGCTGGGGCCTTTAGAGATTAAACCAAAGAGTATTACTGTTTTGGAGTCTGTTAAGCCTGAAGATacagagaagaaagaagctGAGGTCAAAGGAAAACCAGAGACAGCTGGTTCATTGGAGCAAACCGTGGTTTCAAAGGAAGCTGAGGTTTTAGTAGATGATGTAAAGAAAGTTTCTGAAGCTGAGATAGCAGAGAATGTTAACGAAGAAGGGGAACTAAAAGCTCAAAAGCTTTTAGAGATAGGCGAGTTTAGCAAAGAAGGTGACAACAGCTCTGCAGCTGATTTGTCAGTGAGAACTGAAACCAAAGCTCCAGAAGTTGTGGTCATGGATGAAGAGAGTCCAGAGACAAAACAGTCAAGAACAAATGAAACCAGAGGTTTAGAGATTAAAGTGAATGACGTGAATGATGAAGAGAATAGAGAGGGAACCAATAACGAAGCACCCTCAAGAGTAGTCATGGGCAAGGAAGAGGGAGCAAAGACAATCAACTTAAGTCCTCGTGCTTCTGATGAAGatagagaggaggaggagagtgcAGAGGCAAAACAGTCGAGAACAAATGAAACCAGAGGTGTAGAGACTGAAGTCAATGAAGAGAATAGAGAGACAAAGAAATCAGATGAAACCAAAAGCGAAGCACCTTCGAGAATAGTCATGGACAAGGAGGAGAATGAAGAGGGAACAGAGACAATCAACTTAAATGCTCGTGCTTCTGCTGAAGAtagagaggaggaagagaatGCAGAGACAAAACAGTCGATAACAAATGAAACCAAAGGTTTAGAGACTGATGCCAATGAAGGGAATAGAGAGATAAAGAAATCAGATGAAACCAAAAGCGAAGCACCCTCGAGAATAGTCATGGGCAAGGAGGAGATTAAAGAGGGAGCAGAGACGATCATCAACTCAAGGGCTACTGCTTCTGATGAAGCTGAAGCATTGACAAAGAGCTCAGAAGGTTTCTCTAAAGCACAAGCTGAAACCGAACCAAATATGTCttga
- the LOC130494449 gene encoding pre-mRNA-splicing factor prp12-like: MMAAPEDESSAQSQSSSATAAPTPPLPPSSSAGDHYLAKCVLPPSVVLQVAYGYFRSPSSRDVVFGKETCLELVVIGEDGIVESVCEQNVFGTIKDLAVIPRSKMGKDLLAVLSDSGKLSFLSFSNEMHRFSPIQHVQLSSPGNSRTQLGRMLTVDSSGLFLAVSAYHDRFALFSLSTSSMADIIHERIFYPSEDGGKSNSIEELSGTIWSMCFISKGFTESKGYDPVLAIVLNRKGSLLNELVLFGWNIKEESICLISEYVEAGALAHSIVEVPHSSGFAFLFRIGDALLMDLRDPQNPCCLVRTSLDLVPASLVEEHFVEESCRVQDGDDEGLSNVAASALLKLSDWDPMFIDTESDTGKLSSKHVSSWTWEPDHNYNPRMIVCLDDGEFFVFELVYEDDGVKINISECLYKGLPCKEILWVEGGFLATFAEMADGTVFKLGKEKLHWMSSIQNIAPILDFSVVDDQNEKRDQMFACCGVTPEGSLRIIRSGVNVEKLLKTAPVYQGITGTWTVKIKLHDVYHSFLVLSFVEETRVLSVGLSFKDVTDSVGFQPDVCTLACGLVADGLLVQIHQDAVRLCMPNMDSQSDGIPVSSPFVSSWFPGNVSISLGAVAENLIVVSTSNPCFLYVLGVKSVSSHCCEIYEIQRVELQFEVSCISIPQKSIGKKRSRASALDSSCKAAIPSGMERGYTFLIGTHKPSVEVLSFSEDGGGLRVLASGMVSLTNTMGTAIRGCIPQDVRLVLVDQIYVLSGLRNGMLLRFEWPPFSHSSGLSSQCKEEMDIVVGERDNSLPINLVLIATRRIGITPVFLVPFSDSLDSDIIALSDRPWLLHTARQSLSYTSISFQPSTHATPVCSSECPQGILFVAENCLHLVEMVHSKRLNAQKFHLGGTPRKVIYHSESKLLIVMRIDLCDSGTSDICCVDPLSGSVLSSYKLKPGETGKSMELVRVGNEQVLVVGTSLSSGPAILPSGEAESTKGRILILCFVHTQNSDSGSMTICSKDGSSSQRTSPFRDEQLSSSSICSSPDDNSDDDIKLDEAETWHLKLACATTWPGMVLAICPYLDHFFLASAGNAFYVCGFPNETPDKMKRFAVGRTRFMITSLRTYLTRIVVGDCRDGVLFYSYHEDVKKLHQVFCDPAQRLVGDCFLMDANSVAVSDRQGSIAILSCKDHSDFEYSSPESNLNLNCAYHMGEVAMAIKKGGNIYKLPADDVLRSYGLNKSIDAADDTIIAGTLLGSIFVFAPISREEYELLEAVQAKLVVHPLTAPVLGNDHKEFRGREIPSQATKILDGDMLAQFLELTNRQQESVLSTTPLPLPSTIKASSKQSPSPPLMLHQVVQLLERVHYALH; this comes from the exons atgATGGCAGCTCCGGAGGATGAATCTTCCGCTCAGTCTCAATCATCTTCCGCCACTGCGGCTCCcactcctcctcttcctccttccTCCTCCGCTGGTGATCATTACCTCGCTAAGTGCGTCCTCCCTCCCAGCGTCGTCCTCCAGGTTGCTTATGGCTACTTCCGCTCCCCTTCCTCCCGCGACGTCGTTTTCGGAAAG GAGACCTGTCTAGAGCTGGTGGTTATAGGTGAAGATGGGATTGTTGAATCAGTGTGTGAGCAGAATGTATTTGGAACTATTAAGGATTTGGCTGTTATACCTCGGAGTAAG ATGGGAAAAGACCTTTTGGCTGTTCTTTCTGATTCTGGAAAGCTCTCCTTTCTCTCATTTAGCAATGAAATGCACAG GTTCTCTCCTATACAACATGTTCAACTTTCTAGTCCAGGGAACTCGAGGACTCAACTTGGAAGAATGCTCACTGTAGATTCTAG TGGTCTCTTTCTTGCTGTCAGTGCATACCATGATCGCTTTGCTCTATTTTCCCTCTCCACATCGTCTATGGCTGATATTATTCATGAG aGGATTTTTTATCCTTCTGAGGACGGTGGGAAGAgtaactctatagaagaattatCTGGTACTATTTGGAGCATGTGTTTCATTTCTAAAGGTTTTACTGAATCCAAGGGTTATGATCCTGTTCTTGCCATTGTTTTAAATAG GAAAGGATCTCTCCTGAATGAGTTGGTTTTATTTGGATGGAACATCAAAGAAGAATCCATATGTTTAATATCAGAGTATGTCGAAGCTGGGGCTCTGGCACATAGTATTGTTGAAGTTCCTCACTCCTCTGGATTTGCCTTCCTGTTTAGAATTGGTGATGCGCTCTTAATGGATCTTAGAGATCCTCAAAACCCTTGCTGTTTGGTTAGGACATCCTTAGATCTTGTTCCTGCTTCATTAGTGGAAGAACATTTTGTTGAAGAGTCGTGTAGAGTACAAGACGGAGACGATGAGGGTCTTTCTAATGTTGCTGCATCTGCTTTGTTAAAGCTTAGCGATTGGGATCCCATGTTCATAGATACTGAAAGCGACACTGGAAAGTTGAGTTCTAAGCATGTCTCTTCATGGACTTGGGAGCCGGATCATAACTATAATCCCCGGATGATTGTTTGCTTAGATGACGGTGAATTTTTCGTGTTTGAACTCGTATATGAAGATGACGGTGTTAAGATTAATATATCAGAGTGTTTATACAAAGGTTTACCATGCAAAGAAATTTTATGGGTGGAAGGTGGATTCTTGGCCACGTTTGCCGAAATGGCGGATGGAACGGTTTTCAAATTGGGAAAAGAGAAGCTACATTGGATGAGTTCCATTCAAAACATTGCTCCGATCTTGGATTTCTCGGTTGTGGATGACCAGAATGAGAAACGAGACCAAATGTTTGCTTGCTGTGGTGTAACTCCTGAAGGCTCTTTAAGAATCATTCGTAGTGGCGTTAATGTAGAAAAACTTCTGAAAACCGCTCCTGTTTATCAAGGAATAACTGGTACCTGGACTGTTAAAATAAAGCTTCATGATGTGTACCATTCGTTTCTTGTTCTGTCTTTTGTTGAGGAGACCAGGGTTTTATCTGTGGGATTAAGTTTTAAAGATGTCACTGACTCAGTTGGTTTCCAGCCTGATGTCTGCACCTTGGCATGTGGGCTTGTTGCCGATGGTTTATTGGTACAGATTCACCAAGATGCAGTAAGGCTATGCATGCCCAACATGGATTCTCAGTCTGATGGTATTCCGGTTTCTTCACCATTTGTCTCCTCTTGGTTTCCAGGAAACGTCAGTATCAGCTTGGGGGCAGTTGCTGAAAATCTAATAGTTGTGTCTACGTCTAACCCCTGTTTCCTGTATGTTCTTGGGGTCAAATCAGTATCATCTCACTGCTGCGAAATCTACGAAATTCAACGGGTGGAGTTGCAGTTCGAGGTTTCCTGCATCTCAATTCCTCAAAAATCTATTGGGAAGAAGAGATCCCGCGCTTCTGCCCTGGATAGTAGCTGCAAAGCTGCGATCCCTTCTGGTATGGAGCGAGGCTATACGTTTTTGATTGGCACACATAAGCCTTCTGTTGAGGTCCTCTCCTTCTCAGAAGATGGTGGTGGTCTTAGAGTCCTTGCCTCTGGGATGGTATCGCTAACAAATACAATGGGAACTGCTATTCGTGGATGTATCCCTCAGGATGTAAGACTCGTGTTAGTTGATCAAATCTATGTTCTTTCCGGGTTAAGAAATGGGATGCTGCTTCGTTTTGAGTGGCCTCCCTTCTCACATTCATCCGGGTTGAGTAGTCAATGTAAAGAAGAGATGGACATTGTTGTGGGTGAAAGAGACAATTCACTACCCATCAACCTTGTGTTAATTGCCACCCGACGTATCGGCATCACACCTGTTTTTCTGGTTCCGTTCAGTGATTCACTAGATTCAGATATCATAGCTCTTAGTGACAGGCCATGGTTGTTACACACAGCTCGACAAAGCCTTTCCTACACTTCCATCTCTTTCCAACCTTCTACTCATGCAACTCCTGTATGCTCATCTGAATGCCCTCAAGGAATTCTTTTTGTTGCAGAGAACTGTTTACACCTG GTGGAGATGGTGCACAGCAAACGGCTTAATGCGCAAAAGTTTCACCTTGGAGGCACTCCGAGAAAGGTTATCTACCATAGTGAAAGCAAACTGTTGATTGTGATGAGAATTGATTTGTGTGATTCGGGTACGTCTGATATATGCTGCGTGGATCCGCTCAGTGGATCAGTGTTGTCATCCTACAAGCTCAAACCCGGAGAAACTGGAAAGTCGATGGAGCTTGTACGTGTGGGAAATGAGCAAGTCCTTGTGGTTGGGACGAGTTTGTCATCTGGTCCTGCTATACTACCTAGTGGTGAAGCTGAAAG TACAAAAGGACGAATACTCATTCTCTGCTTTGTACACACTCAAAACTCGGATAGTGGTTCAATGACAATCTGTTCAAAAGATGGTTCATCTTCCCAACGTACATCACCTTTTCGTGATGAACAACTATCAAGCAGTAGTATCTGCAGCAGTCCAGATGATAACAGCGATGATGATATCAAACTTGACGAAGCTGAAACATGGCATTTGAAATTAGCATGTGCAACCACTTGGCCGGGTATGGTACTTGCGATCTGTCCGTACCTTGATCATTTCTTCCTGGCGTCTGCTGGCAATGCC TTTTATGTATGTGGTTTCCCGAACGAGACTCCTGATAAGATGAAGAGGTTTGCGGTGGGAAGGACTCGTTTCATGATAACATCTCTGCGCACATACTTGACTAGAATTGTCGTTGGAGATTGCCGTGATGGTGTTCTGTTTTATTCTTATCATGAG GATGTGAAGAAACTTCACCAAGTATTTTGTGATCCAGCGCAGCGGTTAGTTGGTGATTGCTTTCTAATGGATGCCAATTCTGTTGCAGTATCTGATCGCCAGGGGAGTATAGCTATCCTGTCTTGCAAAGACCATTCAGACTTTG AGTATTCAAGTCCGGAGTCCAACCTGAATCTAAACTGTGCTTATCACATGGGTGAGGTTGCCATGGCTATCAAAAAG GGTGGCAACATTTACAAACTTCCAGCTGATGATGTGCTGCGAAGTTATGGTCTTAATAAAAGCATTGACGCAGCTGATGACACTATCATAGCTGGCACACTCTTGGGAAGTATATTCGTCTTTGCTCCTATTTCAAG GGAGGAATATGAGCTCCTAGAAGCCGTCCAAGCAAAGCTTGTGGTCCATCCGTTGACTGCTCCTGTTCTTGGTAATGATCACAAGGAGTTCCGAGGTCGAGAGATTCCG TCCCAAGCGACAAAGATTTTGGATGGTGACATGCTTGCTCAGTTCTTGGAGCTTACAAATAGACAGCAGGAGTCAGTTTTATCGACGACGCCTCTGCCCTTACCAAGCACAATAAAAGCAAGTTCAAAACAATCTCCTTCTCCGCCTCTCATGCTACACCAAGTTGTACAATTGCTAGAGCGTGTCCATTACGCTCTGCACTAG
- the LOC108836115 gene encoding 40S ribosomal protein S5-1: MAAAAEIDAEIQQQLTNEVKLFNRWTYDDVSVADISLVDYIGVQAAKHATFVPHTAGRYSVKRFRKAQCPIVERLTNSLMMHGRNNGKKLMAVRIIKHAMEIIHLLTDANPIQIIIDAIVNSGPREDATRIGSAGVVRRQAVDISPLRRVNQAIFLLTTGAREAAFRNIKTIAECLADELINAAKGSSNSYAIKKKDEIERVAKANR; encoded by the exons ATGGCCGCCGCCGCAGAAATCGACGCAGAGATTCAGCAGCAGCTTACCAACGAGGTCAAGCTCTTCAACCGCTGGACCTACGATGACGTCTCG GTTGCAGACATCAGTCTTGTTGACTACATTGGAGTTCAGGCAGCCAAACACGCCACCTTTGTCCCCCACACTGCGGGAAGATACTCCGTGAAGAGATTCAGGAAGGCTCAGTGCCCCATTGTTGAGAGGCTCACCAACTCTCTCATGATGCACGGAAGAAACAACGGAAAGAAGTTGATGGCTGTGAGGATCATCAAGCACGCCATGGAGATCATCCACCTCTTGACTGATGCCAACCCGATTCAGATCATCATTGATGCCATTGTTAACAG TGGTCCTCGTGAAGATGCTACCAGAATTGGATCTGCTGGTGTCGTTAGGAGACAAGCCGTTGATATCTCTCCTCTGAGACGTGTTAACCAGGcgatcttcttgctcacaaccgGTGCTCGCGAGGCTGCTTTCAGAAACATTAAGACTATTGCTGAGTGTCTTGCCGATGAGTTGATCAACGCAGCCAAGGGCTCGTCCAACAG CTACGCCATCAAAAAGAAGgatgagattgagagagttGCCAAGGCCAACCGTTAA
- the LOC108836114 gene encoding universal stress protein PHOS34-like isoform X2, with protein sequence MAEDQATAALKTSTVEKQPETTEAEPPRVTTTTKRMLVAIDESDSSFYALQWVIDHFSSLLMTTEAAEAEGDLLTVVHVQSPFYHFAAFPAGPGGATAVYASTAMIESVKKAQQETSAALLSRALKMCRAKQIRAETLVLEGDAKDMICQAVEQMHVDLLVVGSRGLGKIKRAFLGSVSDYCAHHAKCPILIVRPPKEITS encoded by the exons ATGGCGGAGGATCAAGCAACGGCGGCGTTGAAAACATCGACGGTGGAGAAGCAGCCGGAGACGACGGAGGCTGAGCCACCAAGAGTCACGACAACAACAAAAAGGATGCTGGTTGCCATAGACGAGAGCGATTCGAGCTTCTATGCTCTTCAATGGGTCATTGACCATTTCTCTAGCCTCTTAATGACCACTGAGGCAGCTGAAGCAGAAGGTGACCTGCTCACGGTGGTTCATGTGCAGTCTCCGTTCTATCATTTTGCTGCTTTCCCGGCTGGACCCGGAGGTGCAACAG CAGTCTACGCATCGACCGCGATGATAGAGTCGGTGAAAAAAGCACAACAGGAGACCTCTGCAGCTCTTCTCTCTCGTGCACTCAAAATGTGTCGAGCCAAACAG ATACGCGCTGAAACTCTGGTGCTTGAAGGCGATGCGAAGGACATGATTTGCCAGGCGGTGGAGCAAATGCACGTTGATCTTCTCGTTGTCGGTAGCCGTGGCCTCGGCAAGATCAAAAG AGCGTTTCTTGGGAGCGTTAGCGATTACTGTGCTCATCACGCCAAATGTCCCATCCTTATCGTAAGGCCACCAAAGGAGATAACTAGTTAA
- the LOC108836114 gene encoding uncharacterized protein LOC108836114 isoform X1 has protein sequence MAEDQATAALKTSTVEKQPETTEAEPPRVTTTTKRMLVAIDESDSSFYALQWVIDHFSSLLMTTEAAEAEGDLLTVVHVQSPFYHFAAFPAGPGGATAAVYASTAMIESVKKAQQETSAALLSRALKMCRAKQIRAETLVLEGDAKDMICQAVEQMHVDLLVVGSRGLGKIKRAFLGSVSDYCAHHAKCPILIVRPPKEITS, from the exons ATGGCGGAGGATCAAGCAACGGCGGCGTTGAAAACATCGACGGTGGAGAAGCAGCCGGAGACGACGGAGGCTGAGCCACCAAGAGTCACGACAACAACAAAAAGGATGCTGGTTGCCATAGACGAGAGCGATTCGAGCTTCTATGCTCTTCAATGGGTCATTGACCATTTCTCTAGCCTCTTAATGACCACTGAGGCAGCTGAAGCAGAAGGTGACCTGCTCACGGTGGTTCATGTGCAGTCTCCGTTCTATCATTTTGCTGCTTTCCCGGCTGGACCCGGAGGTGCAACAG CAGCAGTCTACGCATCGACCGCGATGATAGAGTCGGTGAAAAAAGCACAACAGGAGACCTCTGCAGCTCTTCTCTCTCGTGCACTCAAAATGTGTCGAGCCAAACAG ATACGCGCTGAAACTCTGGTGCTTGAAGGCGATGCGAAGGACATGATTTGCCAGGCGGTGGAGCAAATGCACGTTGATCTTCTCGTTGTCGGTAGCCGTGGCCTCGGCAAGATCAAAAG AGCGTTTCTTGGGAGCGTTAGCGATTACTGTGCTCATCACGCCAAATGTCCCATCCTTATCGTAAGGCCACCAAAGGAGATAACTAGTTAA